One Ascaphus truei isolate aAscTru1 chromosome 9, aAscTru1.hap1, whole genome shotgun sequence genomic region harbors:
- the PRKD1 gene encoding serine/threonine-protein kinase D1 isoform X1 — protein MGREKRSSSQSYIGRPIQLDKILMSKVKVPHTFVIHSYTRPTVCQYCKKLLKGLFRQGLQCKDCKFNCHKRCAPKVPHNCLGEVAINGDLLSPGTESDVVMEEGSDDNESDRSSRLMEDMEESMTPDSESSMTGCRNENGDMQDPDQDPDTSDRMISPSASNNIPLMRVVQSVKHTKRKSSSVMKEGWMVHYTSKDTMRKKHYWRLDSKCITLFQTDTGSKYYKEIPLSEILCLEPAKILTLLPPGANPHCFEITTANMVYYVGENLPLPSVPELGSGVLTSGAGLDVARMWEIAIQHALMPVNPKGANAGSIQHRDVSISISVSNCQVQENVDISTVYQIFPDEVLGSGQFGIVYGGKHRKTGRDVAIKIIDKLRFPTKQESQLRNEVAILQNLHHRGVVNLECMFETPERVFVVMEKLHGDMLEMILSSEKGRLPERITKYLVTQILVALRHLHFKNIVHCDLKPENVLLASADPFPQVKLCDFGFARIIGEKSFRRSVVGTPAYLAPEVLRNRGYNRSLDMWSVGVIIYVSLSGTFPFNEDEDIHDQIQNAAFMYPPNPWRDTSSEAIDLINNLLQVKMRKRYSVDKTLNHPWLQDYQTWLDLRELECKIGERYITHESDDRRWELYAGEHSLQYPPHLLPPPGTEPEDAEMRALGERVSIL, from the exons ATGGGGCGGGAGAAGAGGTCCAGCTCCCAGTCCTATATCGGCCGCCCCATCCAGCTGGACAAGATCCTCATGTCCAAGGTGAAAGTGCCTCACACGTTCGTTATCCATTCGTATACCCGGCCGACCGTGTGCCAGTACTGCAAGAAGCTGCTGAAAGGCCTATTCCGGCAGGGGCTGCAGTGCAAGGACTGCAAATTCAACTGCCACAAGCGCTGCGCACCCAAAGTGCCTCACAACTGCCTGGGAGAGGTGGCCATCAATGGAG ACCTGCTGAGCCCTGGGACGGAGTCCGACGTGGTGATGGAGGAAGGAAGCGACGACAACGAGAGCGACCGGAGCAGCAGGCTCATGGAGGACATGGAAGAGTCTATGACCCCAGACTCTGAGAGTTCCATGACGGGCTGCCGCAACGAGAATGGGGACATGCAGGACCCTGACCAGGACCCGGACACGTCCGACCGTATGATCAG TCCTTCAGCCAGTAACAACATCCCGCTAATGAGAGTCGTCCAGTCTGTGAAACACACAAAGCGGAAAAGCAGCAGTGTGATGAAAGAAGGCTGGATGGTGCATTATACCAGCAAAGACACCATG AGGAAAAAACATTACTGGAGACTGGACAGCAAGTGTATAACCCTATTTCAGACTGATACTGGAAGCAAATATTACAAG GAAATCCCTCTGTCAGAAATCTTATGCCTGGAACCCGCCAAAATCCTGACCTTGCTGCCCCCTGGTGCTAATCCTCACTGCTtcgagatcactaccgctaacaTGGTGTATTACGTGGGGGAGAACCTGCCCCTGCCAAGTGTGCCCGAGCTGGGCAGTGGGGTGCTGACCAGTGGAGCAGGACTGGACGTGGCTCGCATGTGGGAGATAGCTATACAGCACGCCTTGATGCCAGTCAACCCGAAGGGAGCCAACGCCGGGAGCATCCAACACC GGGATGTGTCCATCAGCATCTCTGTATCCAACTGCCAGGTCCAGGAGAACGTG GATATTAGCACTGTGTATCAGATCTTCCCAGACGAGGTCCTTGGGTCCGGCCAGTTTGGGATTGTTTATGGAG GGAAACACCGGAAGACGGGCCGAGACGTGGCCATAAAAATCATTGACAAGTTGCGCTTCCCCACCAAGCAGGAGAGCCAGCTGCGCAATGAGGTCGCCATCTTACAG AACCTGCATCACCGCGGTGTTGTGAACCTGGAGTGCATGTTTGAGACGCCAGAGCGTGTGTTCGTGGTGATGGAGAAGCTACACGGGGACATGCTGGAAATGATCCTGTCCAGTGAGAAGGGACGGTTACCTGAGCGCATCACCAAGTACCTGGTCACCCag ATCCTGGTTGCTCTGCGACACCTTCACTTCAAGAACATCGTTCACTGTGACCTGAAGCCAGAGAACGTGCTGCTCGCCTCGGCCGATCCCTTCCCACAG GTAAAGCTGTGCGACTTCGGCTTTGCTCGTATCATTGGAGAGAAGTCATTCCGACGCTCGGTTGTGGGGACTCCGGCTTACCTGGCTCCCGAGGTGCTGAGAAACCGTGGCTACAACCGTTCCCTAGATATGTGGTCTGTGGGGGTGATAATATATGTCAGCCTGAGCGGAACTTTCCCCTTCAATGAGGACGAGGACATtcatgaccaaatccagaacgcAGCCTTCATGTACCCACCCAACCCATGGAGAGACACCTCCTCTGAGG CCATCGATCTCATCAACAACTTGCTGCAGGTGAAGATGAGGAAGCGTTACAGTGTGGACAAGACCCTCAATCACCCCTGGCTGCAG GATTACCAGACCTGGTTGGACCTACGTGAGCTGGAGTGCAAGATTGGGGAGCGATATATCACCCACGAGAGCGATGACCGGCGCTGGGAGCTGTACGCGGGGGAGCACAGCTTACAGTATCCCCCTCACCTACTTCCCCCACCGGGCACAGAGCCCGAGGACGCAGAAATGAGGGCTCTGGGGGAGAGAGTCAGCATACTCTGA